A genomic region of Candidatus Zixiibacteriota bacterium contains the following coding sequences:
- a CDS encoding macro domain-containing protein, giving the protein MIKIKKGNLLKAETEALVNTVNCVGVMGKGIALQFKMAFPENFKTYKKACDAGELLPGKLHIYETASFINPKYIINFPTKRHWKGKSDINTIVLGLKNLREDILRLKIKSIAIPPLGCGNGGLNWNEIQPLIKSFLGDLENISIMLFAPLGAPEASTMPVGSKRPKMTLGRALIIKLMEKYAIPGYKLTLLEIQKLAYFLQDSGENLRLGYSKSSFGPYASNLNHVLQRINGHYINGYGDRSRSTKIYLLSGASELATKTLSDMTDSLERLEKVHNLIEGFENPYGMELLATVHWVLKDNTDGILSNAETVEKVFAWNDRKKKIFNSEHIAIARKRLIDEKWV; this is encoded by the coding sequence GGCATTAGTCAATACCGTTAATTGCGTGGGCGTAATGGGTAAGGGTATTGCTCTACAATTTAAAATGGCATTTCCTGAAAACTTCAAAACGTACAAAAAAGCATGCGATGCAGGTGAATTGCTGCCCGGCAAATTGCATATTTACGAGACGGCGAGTTTTATAAATCCAAAATACATTATTAACTTCCCAACCAAAAGACATTGGAAAGGCAAATCCGATATAAACACGATAGTGTTGGGTCTAAAAAATTTAAGAGAAGATATATTACGTCTAAAAATAAAATCAATAGCCATACCACCTTTGGGGTGTGGAAACGGCGGTCTAAACTGGAATGAAATTCAACCACTGATCAAGAGTTTTTTAGGTGATTTAGAAAATATTTCTATAATGCTGTTTGCTCCATTGGGAGCACCAGAAGCTTCGACTATGCCGGTAGGCTCTAAACGGCCGAAAATGACGTTAGGACGAGCCTTAATAATAAAGTTAATGGAAAAGTATGCAATTCCCGGTTATAAATTGACATTGTTGGAAATTCAAAAGCTCGCTTATTTTCTTCAAGATTCAGGTGAAAATTTAAGGCTGGGTTACTCTAAGTCTAGCTTTGGACCATACGCTTCAAATTTGAACCATGTTTTACAGCGTATTAATGGTCATTATATTAATGGATATGGTGATAGAAGCAGAAGCACCAAAATATATTTGTTGTCTGGCGCAAGCGAATTGGCTACAAAAACCCTGAGTGATATGACTGATTCTTTAGAAAGACTAGAAAAAGTCCATAATTTGATTGAAGGATTTGAAAATCCCTATGGAATGGAATTATTGGCCACAGTGCATTGGGTGTTAAAAGATAATACAGATGGAATACTATCTAATGCTGAAACAGTTGAGAAAGTTTTTGCATGGAATGATCGAAAGAAGAAAATCTTCAATTCAGAACATATTGCAATTGCAAGGAAAAGACTGATTGACGAAAAATGGGTTTAG